The genomic DNA CGTCACGCGGCGGATCGAGGCCGGGTACGCGACACCGGCGCTGATCGCGATGTCGGCGCTGTCCCGGCCGAGGTCGACGTCCACCGAGGGACGCGCCGTGGTCGTGGCGTGGGCACCGACGCCGAGGACTCCGCCCTCACGGCCGAGGACCCCGGGGACCTCGGCGGCCGCCTGGCCGGCGACCTTCTCCACGACCTTGTCGGCGAGGACGAGGCGCCCCCGGTCGGCCGGGGCCGC from Microlunatus sagamiharensis includes the following:
- a CDS encoding Asp23/Gls24 family envelope stress response protein; translation: MSVATTPASTHVPARRAAPADRGRLVLADKVVEKVAGQAAAEVPGVLGREGGVLGVGAHATTTARPSVDVDLGRDSADIAISAGVAYPASIRRVTAELRDHVAGQVQALTGVTVHRVDVDVTFLVVPGADGAAEAKERLR